Proteins encoded within one genomic window of Pedobacter africanus:
- the htpG gene encoding molecular chaperone HtpG has product MSIEEKGTISIHTENIFPIIKKFLYSDNEIFLRELVSNAVDAVQKIKRLAALGQYNGELGNPLVEVSVDEEKKTITITDNGLGMTAEEIKKYINQVAFSGASEFVEKFKDAKDANEIIGKFGLGFYSAFMVADLVEIQTLSYQEGAEPARWVCDGSTEFEITAGNRTSRGTEITLHINAESEEFLSKHKLEEILDKYGKFLPVPIKFGTKTIQEPDGEDEEGKPKTKSVEVDNIINTTNPIWTKAPADLSDEDYLDFYKQLYPFSEEPLFWIHLNVDYPFNLTGVLYFPKVKNDFDLQRNKIKLFSRQVFITDEVKDIVPEFLMLLHGVIDSPDIPLNVSRSFLQADGNVKKINSYITKKVADKLQELFNKDRKGYEEKWNDIGLFVKYGMVSEEKFYEKAKDFALLTNTKEEHFTLDEYRDKVKDIQTDKNGQLVYIYANDPAKQDSFIQSANKLDYDVLLMNSPIDNHFVNHLEQKLEKTSLKRVDSSVASKLIEKDDNVESVLTEEQSKKVAAIFDKAINKPGYHVEIVGLNPEELPVTVTMDEFMRRMKDMAAMGGGMGFYGNMPDSYKVAINGNHKLIGKIIATDSEEEQGLLAKQAVDLALLAQGMLTGADLTAFVSRSVALI; this is encoded by the coding sequence ATGAGCATAGAAGAAAAAGGAACGATATCCATTCACACGGAGAATATTTTCCCGATCATCAAGAAATTCCTGTATTCAGACAACGAGATCTTTTTAAGAGAGCTTGTATCCAATGCCGTTGATGCGGTACAAAAGATTAAACGCCTGGCCGCTTTGGGTCAGTATAACGGCGAGTTGGGCAACCCCTTGGTGGAAGTTTCCGTAGATGAAGAGAAAAAGACGATTACCATAACCGATAATGGTTTGGGCATGACTGCCGAAGAAATAAAAAAATACATCAATCAGGTTGCTTTTTCGGGAGCAAGCGAGTTTGTAGAGAAGTTTAAAGATGCAAAGGATGCCAATGAGATCATCGGTAAATTTGGTCTGGGCTTTTATTCTGCGTTTATGGTGGCCGACCTGGTTGAAATCCAGACGCTTTCTTACCAGGAAGGTGCTGAGCCCGCCCGCTGGGTTTGCGACGGCAGTACCGAATTCGAAATTACCGCAGGCAACAGGACCAGCAGAGGAACGGAGATTACTTTACATATCAATGCAGAATCTGAAGAATTTCTGAGTAAGCACAAACTGGAAGAGATTTTAGACAAATACGGAAAGTTCCTGCCTGTTCCGATTAAGTTTGGCACCAAAACCATACAAGAGCCTGATGGCGAAGATGAAGAAGGAAAACCAAAAACGAAGAGTGTAGAGGTAGACAACATCATCAATACCACCAATCCGATCTGGACCAAAGCGCCTGCAGATTTGTCAGATGAAGATTACCTGGATTTCTACAAACAGCTTTATCCTTTTTCAGAGGAACCTTTATTCTGGATCCATTTGAATGTAGATTATCCGTTTAACCTTACCGGTGTATTGTACTTCCCTAAAGTGAAGAACGACTTTGATCTGCAGCGCAATAAAATTAAGCTGTTCTCCAGACAGGTGTTTATTACAGATGAGGTAAAAGACATCGTACCTGAATTTTTGATGCTTCTGCATGGGGTAATTGATTCGCCAGACATTCCGTTGAACGTTTCAAGAAGCTTTTTACAGGCTGATGGAAATGTTAAAAAGATCAACAGCTACATTACCAAAAAAGTTGCGGATAAATTGCAGGAGCTCTTCAACAAAGACCGCAAAGGTTATGAAGAAAAATGGAATGATATCGGGCTTTTTGTGAAATACGGAATGGTAAGTGAAGAGAAGTTTTATGAGAAAGCTAAAGATTTTGCCTTACTGACCAACACCAAAGAAGAACACTTTACGTTGGATGAATACCGTGATAAGGTAAAAGATATTCAAACCGACAAGAACGGCCAGCTGGTGTACATTTACGCCAACGATCCTGCCAAACAGGACAGCTTTATCCAGTCTGCCAATAAACTGGATTACGATGTGTTGCTGATGAACTCTCCGATTGACAACCACTTTGTAAATCATCTGGAGCAGAAACTGGAAAAGACTTCCTTGAAACGTGTGGATTCCAGTGTAGCCAGCAAGCTGATTGAGAAAGACGATAATGTTGAGTCTGTTTTGACAGAGGAGCAATCTAAAAAAGTGGCGGCCATTTTTGACAAAGCCATTAACAAGCCGGGCTACCATGTGGAAATTGTTGGTCTGAACCCGGAAGAACTGCCGGTAACCGTTACTATGGACGAGTTTATGCGCAGGATGAAAGACATGGCCGCTATGGGTGGCGGAATGGGCTTTTATGGCAACATGCCAGACAGCTATAAGGTAGCCATCAATGGAAACCATAAGCTGATCGGAAAGATCATAGCAACCGATAGCGAAGAGGAGCAGGGCTTATTGGCCAAACAGGCAGTAGACCTGGCGCTGCTGGCGCAGGGAATGCTGACTGGTGCAGACCTGACTGCTTTTGTAAGCAGAAGTGTAGCGTTGATTTAA
- a CDS encoding RNA polymerase sigma-70 factor, producing the protein MYQQFEQLFREHYQTLCYYANIVTRDMEAAEDIVQDVFVKCWAAIQNDHLEIQQEHYLYRSVKNAALNYVKAQKVRKNYADDYESTHSEADAGNDSMIAAETRSRIMEAIDSLPPQCRKVFLLCVLEDKSYKEAAEQLGISVNTVKTQMTKAFATLRPKLKDLTFLVFFL; encoded by the coding sequence ATGTACCAGCAGTTTGAACAACTTTTTCGGGAACATTATCAGACGTTGTGTTATTATGCCAATATCGTTACCAGAGATATGGAAGCTGCAGAAGACATTGTTCAGGATGTTTTTGTGAAATGCTGGGCAGCTATCCAGAACGATCATCTGGAGATTCAGCAGGAACATTATTTATATCGCTCAGTAAAAAATGCTGCTTTGAATTATGTTAAGGCACAGAAGGTAAGGAAAAATTATGCAGATGATTATGAATCTACGCACTCAGAAGCAGATGCAGGAAATGATTCCATGATCGCTGCAGAAACCCGGAGTCGCATTATGGAGGCAATTGATAGCTTACCCCCGCAATGCCGAAAAGTTTTTTTGCTTTGTGTACTGGAAGATAAAAGTTACAAAGAAGCTGCGGAGCAGCTGGGCATTTCTGTCAATACCGTCAAAACCCAAATGACCAAGGCCTTTGCTACACTGAGGCCCAAGTTGAAGGATTTAACTTTTCTTGTTTTCTTTCTTTAA